The Lolium rigidum isolate FL_2022 chromosome 2, APGP_CSIRO_Lrig_0.1, whole genome shotgun sequence genomic interval aatgcaTATGTAATTTTGCACCGTATACATCAATTGCAGGATTAATATGTACTACTATATATGTAGTGTAATAATTAAGATATGGTGGTGCAAGTATACCCTACCCTCTGTCTCTTCCTCTCTTGTTCTTTCTCTTTCCTCGTGTTGTCGTACTCTTGCAGCATGTCTAAAAGCCCCTCCTGCATATGCAGAATCCTCCGTCATTTTCAGAATTCAAAAACGAGATCAAAGCACAGAGTACCTAACTTCCCACCAAATTAAGTATAGAAATAGATGCAAATGAGGCATGCATACTCCATCATACACGAACTTGGCGCCTCTTTCCTTCTCCCATGCCACCACCTTCGCCGTCAAGGACTCCGCCATTGCTGCACCTCACAGATAAACCAAACAATCAGACGTGACATGGCACCATCAGAGCTTTGTTCATGCTAGTAAAGGAAGAAGAAACACTTCTCATCGACAACGACAACGAGGTGATGATCCTGTATTCACCTGGCATCTTACTGACTAAGGCGCGTGCCTTCTCGGCGCGCTTTAGCACCAGGTGGGTTCCTTTACCAACATTGTATCTGTTCTCGTTCTGAAATTGAACACAGAGAAATTCAGaataagaaacaaaacaaaaaagttgGCCTATCTTTGCTATGAAGAAAATTCTCTTGATTCCTGCGTGAGTTAAATCAGTTTATTTATGAAGTTTCTGTAACATTCACGTGAAACTTCTATAGAATTCATGTGAAATTTCATGCAAATGTACCAGAGAGTAGGTCTCAGTCTCACCCTGCTGTACTCCTCGAGCCAGGTTTCCTCCTCGAGGGCGGCCTGCCACCTCTCCATCCTCTCCAGCACGTCCTTCCggctgatctcctcgtccctggcCTCCGAGATCTGCGTATCCAGCCGCGCCAGCACCAATGTCCTCTCCGCCACGGCTTCCCCGTCGTCGTCCAGCACGAGCATCTCCTcgccatcgtcctcctcctcctccgcgaccGCAGACACGATGCGCGCGCGGCGCTGGATCTCCCTGAGCTCGCCGCGCTTCCTGGCCAGCAGGTCCTTCATCCGGCGCCCCTTGAGCCCCTCCAGCCGCGCCACCTCTGCCTCGACCTCGCCGATGGCCTCCGCCGAGAGCGCGCCCGGCTCCGTGATCTCGTCCTCGGAGGCGGCCACGTTGCAGGCCACGCCCTGGAACCGGCTCTGCTCCTCCGCCGGCGTGTCCATCAGGCTCCACAGCTCCAGCATCGCCACCACCAGGTCCTGCAGCCTCTGCATCCTGCCACGCTTGGTCTCTCGCAGCCTCTCGgactccgactccagcctcgcgAGCGCGCCGTCGCTGATGTCGCCACCGGCGCCAGCTTCTTGCAAACTGGTGGTGGTTTCTGCCGGTTCCATGCCGAGAACCGAGGAGGACGCGTGTAGGGAGTCCCTGAGCTCAGCCATTTTCTTGATTCGATTCTCCTGCCAAAAACAAAGAACAGATTGATCGCCTTCGTCGCTCTTGCACATTAGCAATGTTGTAGATTGATCTGAACGGACCTTCTCTGATTGGAGGTGCCTCAGTTGCGCTCTGAGATCCTGGAGCCTCTTCATGGTGAGGTCGTTACCGTCGGCGTCAACGTGCAGCGGTTCGGTTGGCCTCATCTCCTGCTTGAGCCGGTCAATGAGCACCGTCACGTCCGCGAGCTCCCGCCGCCTCTCGTCCCTGCGCCGCCTCATGTCCTCCAGCTCCGACGCGACCACGCGCAGCTGCTCCCTAAGGCTCCTCCTGGAGCCGCTGCTCCGAACGGTGTCCCGCGGGTCGTCGTGGCCGATGGCGGCGCggagggcgtcgagctcggccCGGGCGGCATCGGCCTCCGCTCGTAGGCGCGCGGCGTGGTGCCTGACCTGCGCGACCTTGGCCCCGTACAGGGCGAGGCAGTCGTCCTCCAGCGCCCGCAGCGCCGCCCGccggtcctcctccgcctcctcgacctcgTCCCACGCCTCCCCGAGCTCCCGCAGCACCGCGTCGCGCCGGGGCTCCATCGATCTCGTCTGGAACGTAAGTATGGCTGTATGGGTATGAAACTATGAAGAATCCACGGGACGGAGACGGCCTGCGCGCGGCTTCAGGGAGACCACGCAGCCGGACTttgggcgggcatggtgatggccATGGCCAGCCTCATGATTCCTCCGATCGGTGCCGGTGCGTGCGTAACGTCGAGCCCAAGGACGCGCGCGGCGACGTCACGTGCAtgaggacggcgacggcgagggcggcggttTTGCCGAACCTCGTTGTACACGTACGTGGCGCCGGGCGACGCCGACGGCGGCGTCAGGGATCCGGGCGATCGGGAGGGGCCGGGCTGGGCGAGCGCGTCGGTCGATGCGGGACGAGAGAGAAAAGCGCGGGCGATGGATCGATGAGTTGGTGCGATTGGAGGAGATGCTCCCTCACACGTGGCGCTCACCCACTCATTCATGGTGGGTCCCACGTGCCCTCAGTCTGAACTGAACCGAAGGATCCaagaagaaatccatctaacaactAAAAGCAAATTTGATAATTTATTTAACTGTGCAAGAACTGAAAAAGTTTAGCCAAAGGTTACATTCAAAACGttaacaaccccccccccccccctccccctttttttttttcttaaagTCATCCTCCACGGTGTTGAATTAGGCTCCTTTGATTCTTATGGTTTGCATGTGAATTGTGTAGGATAAATGCTATGAAATTTTTTCTACATAAGTTGTTAGATTCATAGAAACATATCCCACATATACTATTTTTTTTATaagaatcttgtagtgcaaattctATAGAAAAAGAATTATATTTTACCTCGTGGAAAATCTTTTTTGCTACAATCAAAGATAATTCATTCTTATAGAATTCAAATctcctattcctatgtttttttTCTATCGTATGAACCAATACAAGGAGCCCTTAGGGTATGTTCAATTGCTTTAGGAAAACTATGGTCGGAGATGGCCCGAACGCCCCAGCTAGTTATGCAAAGT includes:
- the LOC124686865 gene encoding 65-kDa microtubule-associated protein 9-like, coding for MEPRRDAVLRELGEAWDEVEEAEEDRRAALRALEDDCLALYGAKVAQVRHHAARLRAEADAARAELDALRAAIGHDDPRDTVRSSGSRRSLREQLRVVASELEDMRRRRDERRRELADVTVLIDRLKQEMRPTEPLHVDADGNDLTMKRLQDLRAQLRHLQSEKENRIKKMAELRDSLHASSSVLGMEPAETTTSLQEAGAGGDISDGALARLESESERLRETKRGRMQRLQDLVVAMLELWSLMDTPAEEQSRFQGVACNVAASEDEITEPGALSAEAIGEVEAEVARLEGLKGRRMKDLLARKRGELREIQRRARIVSAVAEEEEDDGEEMLVLDDDGEAVAERTLVLARLDTQISEARDEEISRKDVLERMERWQAALEEETWLEEYSRNENRYNVGKGTHLVLKRAEKARALVSKMPAMAESLTAKVVAWEKERGAKFVYDGEGLLDMLQEYDNTRKEKEQERKRQRDQRRQQGQSTMESPVARALPKSIKNVTRTLSMGGGKKMVVSSSSSALSSSRPTTPSYLKSALSSRRSDDGLSPDSFE